In the genome of Candidatus Nitrosotenuis sp. DW1, one region contains:
- a CDS encoding peptidylprolyl isomerase, with the protein MTFTKGSLVLIDYTAKVKDSNEVFETTIAEEAKKHSIFEENAKYQPKLVSVGESWVIKGLDDALANAKAGDKLTVDVTPDKGFGDRDPGKVRMIPLRKLGEDAEKVTVGDTIEVDQKVGIVRFIGSGRVQVDFNHRFAGKTITYDVNNIKSLETDEDKITAILKRHMPVEDSKIVSKLNGKTLDVTIPEEIFGAEGLRVIKHFAQIDIFKFVPSLEKINFIESYANKKASAKSSEAKETKAA; encoded by the coding sequence TTGACTTTCACTAAAGGTTCACTTGTTCTAATCGATTATACTGCAAAAGTAAAAGACTCAAACGAGGTTTTTGAAACAACAATAGCAGAAGAGGCAAAAAAGCACTCTATTTTTGAAGAAAATGCCAAGTACCAGCCGAAACTTGTTTCTGTTGGAGAATCATGGGTAATCAAAGGATTAGACGATGCGCTGGCAAATGCCAAGGCAGGCGACAAACTCACAGTAGATGTCACTCCTGACAAGGGATTTGGCGATCGCGATCCAGGAAAAGTAAGAATGATTCCGCTTAGAAAGTTGGGCGAGGATGCAGAAAAAGTAACAGTAGGCGATACAATAGAGGTAGACCAAAAGGTTGGAATTGTCAGGTTCATCGGATCTGGTCGAGTCCAAGTTGACTTTAACCACAGATTTGCAGGCAAGACAATCACCTATGATGTGAACAATATCAAATCGCTTGAGACTGACGAAGACAAAATTACTGCGATTCTAAAAAGACATATGCCAGTTGAAGATTCAAAGATAGTTTCAAAATTAAACGGCAAAACACTTGATGTCACAATACCTGAAGAAATTTTTGGCGCAGAAGGCTTACGAGTGATCAAACACTTTGCTCAAATCGACATATTCAAGTTCGTGCCAAGCCTAGAAAAGATCAACTTTATTGAAAGTTATGCCAACAAAAAGGCTTCGGCAAAATCTTCCGAAGCAAAAGAGACCAAGGCAGCTTAA
- a CDS encoding nicotinamide-nucleotide adenylyltransferase: MIGLLIGRFQPFHLGHLDAVKFALSNVDELLIGIGSSNKFNEKRNPFTADERREMIESSLDDTTLKKVRIYYIPDVDDHEKWTYRVDEIVPRYDVVFSNDEFTHTLFGKRGVRVISVPLKQREILSGTDIRVRIKDDQDWAELVPKGTQKVLLKINAKNRLTNL; the protein is encoded by the coding sequence GTGATTGGCCTCTTAATAGGAAGGTTTCAACCGTTTCATCTTGGCCATTTGGATGCAGTCAAATTTGCACTATCAAATGTGGATGAATTACTAATCGGAATAGGAAGCTCCAACAAATTCAATGAAAAAAGAAACCCGTTTACTGCAGATGAAAGAAGAGAAATGATAGAATCATCCCTTGATGACACTACATTAAAAAAAGTGAGGATCTACTACATTCCAGATGTAGATGACCACGAAAAGTGGACATATCGCGTAGATGAGATAGTTCCAAGATACGATGTGGTGTTTTCAAATGATGAATTTACACATACGCTCTTTGGCAAACGCGGAGTCAGGGTAATTTCAGTTCCGCTAAAGCAAAGAGAAATTTTGTCTGGTACAGACATTCGAGTCAGAATCAAGGACGATCAGGATTGGGCGGAATTGGTACCAAAAGGCACACAAAAAGTATTGTTAAAGATCAACGCCAAAAACAGACTAACCAATCTTTAA
- the rtcA gene encoding RNA 3'-terminal phosphate cyclase: protein MEILKIDGSHGESGGQILRSAVTLSSITRRPIQIENIRKNRKIPGLRAQHLSAVKLLAKLCNAKVEGLYIGSSTITFHPNQVQDMSLQENVGTAGSISLILQVLIPAVALAKKKLELTIVGGTDVLWSPTGDYTKHVLREAFSRIGINFSMEIKKRGYYPRGGGIVDVLVHPSKKLNPIFLTKQNTKDAKILCSHSGISDVESFVDNVSNTLKKNGFSVESQINEQPSQNHGASLVIFSQDSTSINGADELLDFKNKNIFGKKCQNNFLESNLGVDINLADMLVVPLSLINETSVFTVREISEHLQTNLYITSKITGCKYGVGKIDNGYEIRIQGNSDSGIQ from the coding sequence ATGGAGATTTTGAAAATTGATGGCTCACATGGGGAAAGTGGAGGACAAATTCTCCGCAGCGCAGTAACATTATCGTCAATAACAAGAAGACCAATACAAATTGAAAACATTCGCAAAAACCGTAAGATACCTGGACTGAGAGCGCAACACCTATCGGCTGTAAAACTGCTTGCAAAACTCTGCAACGCCAAAGTGGAAGGACTGTACATCGGATCTTCAACTATAACATTTCATCCAAATCAAGTACAGGACATGTCTTTACAAGAAAATGTCGGTACAGCTGGTAGCATCTCTTTGATTTTACAAGTATTGATACCTGCAGTCGCACTTGCAAAAAAGAAACTAGAACTAACTATAGTTGGGGGAACAGATGTGCTTTGGAGCCCCACTGGTGATTATACAAAACATGTGTTAAGAGAGGCATTCTCAAGAATAGGAATTAATTTTTCAATGGAGATAAAAAAGCGCGGATATTATCCAAGGGGGGGCGGAATAGTTGATGTTCTGGTACACCCATCAAAAAAACTAAATCCGATATTTCTTACAAAGCAAAATACAAAGGACGCAAAAATACTATGCTCCCATTCTGGAATATCTGACGTTGAGTCATTTGTGGATAATGTAAGTAACACTCTGAAGAAAAATGGCTTTTCGGTGGAATCTCAAATTAATGAACAGCCTTCCCAAAATCATGGTGCATCACTAGTTATTTTCAGTCAGGATTCCACATCGATTAATGGCGCAGACGAATTACTGGATTTTAAAAATAAAAACATCTTTGGCAAAAAATGCCAAAACAATTTTCTGGAATCTAATCTTGGAGTTGACATCAACTTAGCCGACATGTTGGTAGTACCGCTAAGCCTGATAAACGAAACATCTGTTTTTACAGTAAGAGAAATTTCAGAACACCTACAAACAAATCTTTACATCACGTCAAAAATTACCGGATGCAAGTACGGTGTAGGTAAAATTGATAATGGCTATGAAATAAGAATCCAAGGAAACTCAGATTCCGGCATCCAATAA
- a CDS encoding CopD family protein — MAIEQAIITWIHLVASAIWVGGSLFIAMVFAPVLKTMSSSVEDRLQIMIKVGRKFNRVAIPSLVIMIATGIFNAHQMLIRPDFLFSTSYGVLLVIKIIFVIGLLVAFGVHVRIIRKEVEQKIMSKQLSDSQITKLRTKIIIVGQVTVGLSVAVLFMASLLDAGI; from the coding sequence ATGGCAATAGAGCAAGCTATCATCACGTGGATTCATTTGGTAGCTTCTGCTATTTGGGTTGGGGGCTCTTTGTTTATTGCAATGGTTTTTGCCCCAGTCCTAAAGACAATGTCCTCATCAGTAGAGGACAGGCTGCAAATTATGATAAAGGTTGGAAGAAAGTTCAACCGAGTTGCAATTCCATCACTAGTGATTATGATTGCAACTGGAATCTTTAATGCACACCAAATGCTGATTAGGCCGGACTTTTTATTTTCAACCAGTTATGGCGTGCTTTTAGTCATCAAAATAATTTTTGTTATAGGTTTGCTAGTGGCGTTTGGAGTTCATGTCAGAATAATTAGAAAGGAGGTGGAACAAAAAATAATGTCAAAACAGTTATCTGATTCTCAAATTACAAAGTTACGCACAAAGATAATAATCGTCGGCCAGGTAACTGTGGGCCTTTCTGTCGCGGTTTTATTTATGGCCTCATTATTGGATGCCGGAATCTGA
- the bluB gene encoding 5,6-dimethylbenzimidazole synthase, which produces MSDKFSNQEKSGLYKAIYTRRDVRSHFNSKPIGDEILTRILNAAHHAPSVGFSQPWNFILIRDSQTKAKVKQSFEEEKNRSTNQVDDSKKEKYTSLKLEGILESDVNICITYDPTRFGPFVIGRSSIPETGIYSVCCAVQNLWLAARSEEIGVGWVSILSNDTLRKALDLPDHIVPVAYLCLGHVEEFAEKPDLEAAKWLPRLELKDVVYFEKWGQTQNMPIWSQIHELIRANLDYAFK; this is translated from the coding sequence ATGAGCGACAAGTTTTCAAACCAAGAAAAATCCGGCCTATACAAGGCAATTTACACAAGGAGAGATGTTCGCTCCCACTTTAATTCAAAACCAATAGGCGATGAAATCTTGACACGAATCCTAAATGCCGCGCATCATGCTCCTTCTGTGGGCTTTTCCCAACCGTGGAACTTTATTCTGATAAGGGACTCTCAAACAAAAGCAAAGGTAAAACAATCATTTGAAGAGGAAAAAAACAGATCTACAAACCAAGTTGATGATTCAAAAAAAGAAAAATACACCTCGTTAAAACTGGAAGGAATTTTAGAATCAGACGTAAACATTTGCATCACCTATGATCCAACAAGATTTGGGCCGTTTGTGATCGGAAGATCAAGTATACCGGAAACTGGAATCTATAGCGTATGCTGTGCAGTGCAGAACCTCTGGCTTGCCGCAAGATCAGAAGAGATAGGAGTGGGCTGGGTCAGCATTCTGTCTAATGATACGCTAAGAAAAGCACTAGATCTGCCTGATCATATTGTCCCTGTGGCGTACCTGTGCTTGGGCCATGTGGAGGAATTTGCAGAAAAACCTGATCTGGAAGCTGCAAAATGGCTACCGCGATTAGAGCTAAAAGACGTTGTATATTTTGAGAAATGGGGGCAAACTCAAAACATGCCCATTTGGAGCCAAATACACGAGCTAATTAGAGCAAACCTTGATTACGCTTTTAAATAA
- a CDS encoding NADPH-dependent FMN reductase, whose product MKTVVISGSPRKTANTQIMMKFVYDYAKSKSQDIKFINLSEGGIDYFSGQNENYSQTTLQAAKDIMDADVWIIGTPIYNSFFSAALKNLFEFVNYKSTAGKTAGLAILASGNIGFIDVQTLLTQLMNYFRVVTNPKAVFMTVDAIKDGQIGENEKTRLKELVDETMLLASRQK is encoded by the coding sequence GTGAAAACTGTAGTAATTTCCGGTAGCCCAAGAAAAACCGCAAATACCCAAATCATGATGAAATTTGTTTACGATTATGCCAAATCAAAGAGCCAGGACATAAAATTCATCAACTTATCAGAGGGTGGAATCGACTATTTCAGTGGACAAAATGAAAATTATAGTCAAACAACACTGCAAGCTGCCAAAGATATAATGGATGCAGACGTGTGGATTATCGGCACGCCGATTTATAATTCGTTTTTCAGTGCGGCACTAAAAAATCTCTTTGAATTTGTCAATTACAAAAGCACAGCGGGAAAAACTGCAGGTCTTGCAATCCTTGCATCCGGGAACATTGGCTTTATCGATGTTCAAACACTACTGACACAGCTAATGAATTACTTTAGGGTAGTCACAAACCCAAAGGCCGTCTTCATGACTGTTGATGCAATAAAGGATGGCCAAATTGGTGAAAATGAAAAAACAAGACTAAAAGAACTGGTTGATGAAACTATGCTTCTTGCATCTAGGCAAAAGTAG
- a CDS encoding peptidylprolyl isomerase yields MAKVTIETKFGKIVFKLLPEIAPETVRNFAKLAGSGFYDGTLFHRVIPGFMIQGGDPNTKKPDKGRWGQGGPGYTVKAEFNSRSHLRGIVSMARATDPNSAGSQFFIVTTDSTFLDRQYTVFGEVIEGMSVADAIVNQPRDRNDCPLQDVQMSKVTMSE; encoded by the coding sequence TTGGCAAAGGTAACAATAGAAACCAAATTTGGAAAAATTGTATTTAAACTATTACCTGAAATTGCTCCGGAAACCGTTAGAAACTTTGCAAAGCTTGCCGGCTCTGGATTTTATGATGGAACGTTATTCCATAGAGTTATTCCCGGCTTTATGATTCAGGGAGGGGATCCGAATACCAAAAAGCCAGACAAGGGTAGATGGGGACAAGGTGGCCCTGGCTACACAGTCAAAGCCGAATTCAATTCCCGCTCGCATTTACGTGGAATAGTATCGATGGCAAGAGCAACGGATCCAAACAGCGCAGGCTCGCAGTTCTTTATAGTTACCACCGACAGCACATTTTTAGACAGACAGTATACCGTGTTTGGGGAGGTAATTGAGGGAATGAGTGTGGCAGATGCCATAGTCAATCAGCCACGTGATAGAAACGACTGTCCGCTCCAGGATGTACAGATGTCAAAGGTAACGATGTCAGAATAG
- a CDS encoding PfkB family carbohydrate kinase, with amino-acid sequence MLTVFGSTALDTIRTPNKVLKDVLGGAATFAGISASFFVDTGLIAVVGSDFPKKYHNTLAKYLDLRGFVIQKGKTFRYDGSYDQTLSTRTTNKTELNVLGTFKPEVPESYKKSEFVYLANNDPDQNSSLIREFDNLKFSMCDTIEFWISTKRNSVIKMIKNVDAVVINDEEAKLLTKEHNLIKCAKKMMSWGAKYIIIKKGEHGSLLFFDDVIFPSVAFSLEDIVDPTGAGDSFAGAMIGYLASKKSTNLSDIKKSVIYGNVMGSFAVERFGLDGLLCTNKKKIEARIQQYQKMIDF; translated from the coding sequence ATGCTTACTGTTTTTGGATCAACTGCGCTAGACACCATACGAACCCCAAACAAGGTTCTCAAGGATGTCTTAGGCGGTGCAGCGACTTTTGCCGGAATCTCTGCCAGTTTCTTTGTGGATACTGGATTAATCGCCGTGGTTGGAAGCGACTTTCCAAAAAAATATCACAACACACTTGCAAAATATCTTGATCTGCGGGGATTTGTTATTCAAAAAGGAAAAACGTTTCGTTATGACGGCAGCTATGATCAAACCCTCAGTACCAGAACAACGAATAAGACTGAGCTGAATGTTCTTGGTACGTTCAAGCCAGAGGTTCCTGAGTCTTATAAAAAATCGGAATTTGTATACCTTGCAAACAATGATCCTGATCAAAATTCATCACTGATACGGGAATTTGACAACCTAAAATTCTCAATGTGTGACACTATAGAATTTTGGATTTCAACAAAACGCAACTCTGTCATAAAAATGATAAAAAATGTAGATGCCGTTGTGATTAATGACGAGGAGGCAAAACTCCTCACAAAAGAACACAATTTGATCAAATGTGCAAAAAAGATGATGAGCTGGGGCGCAAAATACATAATCATCAAAAAGGGGGAGCATGGCTCGCTTCTCTTTTTTGATGACGTTATTTTTCCATCCGTTGCATTTTCGCTTGAAGACATTGTAGATCCGACTGGAGCTGGCGACTCGTTTGCGGGCGCAATGATCGGATATCTGGCAAGCAAAAAAAGCACAAATCTTTCTGACATAAAAAAATCTGTAATCTATGGAAATGTGATGGGATCGTTTGCAGTAGAAAGATTTGGCCTAGACGGACTACTTTGTACGAACAAGAAAAAAATCGAAGCTAGGATACAACAATACCAAAAAATGATCGACTTCTGA
- a CDS encoding dUTPase, producing the protein MDKLESLFSLQKGLSEMMNLDRYPKDTEGKISALCTAIIHEATELQRTTNWKWWKKPTPFDIADAKEELIDIWHFVVQASLELNLTPDDILEEYKRKNEINRNRQKNGY; encoded by the coding sequence ATGGATAAACTGGAATCTCTCTTCTCACTCCAAAAAGGACTTTCGGAAATGATGAACCTTGATAGATACCCAAAAGACACCGAGGGAAAAATATCTGCACTATGCACTGCAATAATTCACGAAGCTACCGAACTGCAGCGCACAACAAATTGGAAGTGGTGGAAAAAACCGACTCCGTTCGATATAGCAGACGCAAAAGAAGAACTAATTGACATCTGGCACTTTGTAGTGCAGGCATCACTTGAGCTAAATTTGACACCTGATGACATATTAGAAGAGTACAAAAGAAAAAATGAAATTAACCGAAACAGACAGAAAAACGGATACTAG
- a CDS encoding tetrahydromethanopterin S-methyltransferase subunit A produces MNPLSNIAGEVCKIIFPIREEVFLGNSKSTIAVCTLSSMELLKEISNSDLMGKIAITGRLLSENKGIDELVRNIIKNPNLQTLIVCGKEVSGHKTGHALMSLYKYGIDDNNRIVNSHSPSPFLTVSRKDVEKFQKQITLVNRIGETRLDRII; encoded by the coding sequence TTGAATCCGCTATCAAATATCGCAGGAGAAGTTTGCAAAATAATATTTCCAATACGTGAGGAGGTTTTTCTTGGGAATAGCAAGTCAACAATTGCCGTGTGTACTTTGTCAAGCATGGAACTCTTGAAGGAAATATCAAATTCTGATTTGATGGGAAAAATTGCTATTACTGGAAGATTACTTTCCGAAAACAAGGGGATTGATGAGTTGGTCCGTAACATTATCAAAAACCCGAATCTTCAGACTCTGATTGTTTGCGGAAAAGAAGTCTCGGGTCACAAGACAGGTCATGCACTGATGTCATTATACAAGTACGGTATTGATGATAACAACAGAATAGTAAACTCGCACAGTCCAAGCCCATTTCTCACTGTTTCAAGAAAAGACGTGGAAAAATTTCAAAAACAAATAACACTTGTGAACAGAATTGGAGAAACCAGACTGGACAGGATTATCTAA
- a CDS encoding DegT/DnrJ/EryC1/StrS family aminotransferase, whose protein sequence is MTIPVNIPIIGKEEISEVVSVMKKGALTSAANLGGKNVQEFEKLVSSFVKSKYAIAVNSGTAALQAALYALDIKSGDEVLLPSFTFVATANAVVSVGAKPIFVDIRRDNYTMDPTDLGKKVTKKSKVIIPVHLYGNVAHMDEISEIARKHNLHIIEDAAQSMGSSYKGKQTGTFSELGCFSLYAAKVMTSGEGGVIVTSNKSLREKLLMIRNHGMVHGYDTRILGLNFRLPEINAAIAKIQMKKLPKFLLKRKKNAEILTDLLSGLDLILPQKRKYEEVNWYLYTVATKLRDRIMKGLNSNGIGAAIYYSTPVHKTPYYGKKINLPVTDWAARSVLSLPVQPMVTEDNLKLTARTIRSALT, encoded by the coding sequence ATGACAATTCCAGTAAATATTCCGATTATTGGAAAGGAAGAGATTTCTGAAGTTGTGTCAGTTATGAAAAAAGGTGCGCTTACATCTGCTGCAAATCTTGGCGGAAAAAACGTTCAAGAATTTGAAAAATTGGTATCTTCCTTTGTAAAATCAAAGTATGCAATAGCAGTAAATTCAGGCACGGCCGCATTACAGGCAGCGCTATATGCACTTGATATAAAAAGTGGTGACGAGGTCCTTTTGCCTTCATTTACATTTGTTGCAACTGCAAATGCAGTCGTATCGGTTGGCGCAAAGCCAATCTTTGTTGATATTAGACGCGACAATTACACCATGGATCCAACAGATTTGGGGAAAAAGGTTACAAAGAAATCAAAGGTCATAATCCCAGTTCACCTGTACGGCAATGTCGCACATATGGACGAGATTTCTGAGATTGCAAGAAAGCACAATTTGCACATAATTGAGGATGCCGCTCAATCCATGGGATCAAGCTACAAAGGAAAACAAACTGGCACGTTTTCTGAGCTTGGTTGTTTTAGTCTGTATGCAGCAAAAGTAATGACTTCAGGTGAGGGCGGAGTCATAGTTACAAGTAATAAAAGTCTGCGAGAAAAGCTTCTCATGATAAGAAATCACGGAATGGTTCACGGATACGATACAAGGATACTCGGCCTGAATTTCAGGCTGCCAGAGATCAATGCGGCAATTGCCAAAATACAGATGAAAAAGTTGCCAAAATTTTTGCTCAAGCGGAAGAAAAACGCAGAAATTCTCACAGATCTGCTTTCAGGTTTGGATCTAATCCTCCCACAAAAAAGAAAGTATGAGGAGGTAAACTGGTATCTTTACACTGTTGCCACAAAATTAAGAGACAGGATAATGAAGGGTTTGAATTCAAATGGGATTGGTGCTGCAATTTATTATTCCACGCCTGTCCACAAGACACCATATTATGGTAAAAAGATAAATCTGCCAGTTACGGACTGGGCTGCTCGCAGTGTCCTTTCCCTGCCCGTACAGCCAATGGTCACAGAAGACAATTTGAAACTGACTGCCAGAACAATCCGCAGCGCATTGACTTGA
- a CDS encoding VOC family protein, with protein sequence MPVKPIPDGYSTVTPTITVHEAAKAIEFYKKAFDAQEIFRFPSPDGKTIMHAEIKIGNSIIMLNDEFPQMNCRSPQSIGGTGSSIFLYVNDADATFNKAVSAGAKPLVPLMNAFWGDRFGSIQDPFGHVWSIATHKKDMTSEEIKTAQEAFKNTCQ encoded by the coding sequence ATGCCAGTAAAACCAATTCCGGATGGGTATAGTACAGTTACGCCTACCATAACGGTACATGAGGCAGCAAAGGCAATTGAGTTTTATAAAAAAGCATTTGACGCACAAGAAATTTTTCGATTTCCAAGCCCTGATGGAAAAACAATAATGCATGCAGAAATTAAAATTGGAAACTCCATCATAATGCTAAATGATGAATTTCCACAAATGAACTGCCGTTCTCCACAATCAATAGGTGGTACGGGCTCATCTATTTTCCTATACGTCAATGATGCTGATGCAACATTTAACAAAGCGGTTTCTGCTGGGGCAAAACCACTCGTGCCGTTAATGAATGCATTCTGGGGAGACAGATTCGGCTCAATTCAGGATCCTTTCGGACATGTTTGGAGCATTGCAACTCACAAAAAGGACATGACTTCTGAGGAAATAAAGACAGCCCAAGAAGCGTTCAAAAACACATGCCAATAA
- a CDS encoding tyrosine--tRNA ligase, with the protein MDVTTKIDLVARPPTEEIVTKEELTNLFETNSKPKHYIGLEISGFLHLGSLISTGFKINDFIKAGVQCNVFLADWHTLINDKLGGNWETISKVSKYYEDAFKTVCPGVGIIRGTELYNSTKEYWKDLVQFTKHMSLARTMRTLTIMGRSESEEKIDLAKLLYPPMQAVDIHSMEIDIAHAGMDQRKIHMLVREIFPKMKWKVPVAVHHSLLPGLLEPAPDDDLGSKMSKSKPGSGIFIHDSDEEIGNKIKKAWCDVAQIPNNPILQIVKNVIFHEFNEVYIARPQKFGGNVTYDNYLQLEADFAAGKLHPSDLKQTVSDHLVKIIAPIRDKLALDPELYSTIKNSV; encoded by the coding sequence TTGGATGTTACAACAAAGATAGATCTTGTCGCAAGGCCGCCAACTGAGGAAATAGTAACAAAAGAAGAACTGACAAATCTTTTTGAAACAAATTCAAAACCAAAGCACTACATTGGGCTTGAGATTTCCGGGTTTCTCCACCTGGGCAGCCTGATCAGTACGGGGTTTAAGATTAATGACTTTATCAAAGCAGGCGTACAATGTAATGTCTTTTTGGCCGACTGGCACACATTAATCAACGATAAGCTTGGTGGAAACTGGGAAACAATCTCCAAAGTTTCAAAGTATTATGAGGATGCATTCAAAACAGTATGTCCAGGCGTTGGAATAATCCGTGGAACCGAACTATACAATTCTACAAAAGAATACTGGAAAGATTTGGTTCAATTCACAAAACACATGTCGCTTGCAAGAACCATGAGAACGCTTACCATAATGGGAAGATCCGAAAGCGAGGAAAAAATAGACCTGGCAAAGCTTCTCTATCCGCCAATGCAGGCAGTGGACATTCATTCCATGGAAATTGACATTGCGCATGCAGGAATGGATCAGAGAAAAATCCACATGCTTGTTAGAGAAATTTTTCCAAAAATGAAATGGAAGGTTCCAGTTGCAGTACACCACAGCCTGCTTCCGGGGTTGCTAGAGCCGGCACCTGATGATGATTTAGGATCAAAAATGAGCAAATCAAAGCCGGGATCAGGAATTTTCATTCATGATTCTGATGAGGAAATAGGAAACAAAATCAAAAAGGCTTGGTGCGATGTTGCACAGATACCAAACAACCCAATTCTACAAATTGTAAAGAATGTGATTTTCCACGAATTCAACGAAGTCTACATTGCACGGCCACAAAAATTCGGAGGAAACGTGACATATGACAATTATCTGCAACTTGAAGCAGATTTTGCCGCAGGAAAACTGCATCCGTCTGACCTAAAACAAACAGTTTCGGATCACTTGGTAAAAATAATTGCTCCAATCCGTGACAAGCTTGCACTGGATCCGGAGCTATACTCAACAATAAAAAACAGCGTTTAG
- the cobJ gene encoding precorrin-3B C(17)-methyltransferase gives MAGKLYIVGVGPGSHDHMTFRAKEVIEESDTIVGYDTYVTLVEDLIKGKDVYRYAMTQEVERAKQCIDLAQEGKIVSLVSSGDPGIYGMAGLIYETLAEAGWDPKTGLQVEIIPGVSALNSCASLVGSPLMTDFAVVSMSDLLVPWEIITKRVEAAAQGDYVIVIYNPSSKKRIHQLQDTRKLLLKYRKPDTPVAIIKGAFRESQTIVMTNLENMEEHADKLGMISTVIIGNSSTYNFKNLMINPRGYTSKYNLQS, from the coding sequence TTGGCAGGAAAACTCTACATTGTTGGTGTCGGACCGGGAAGCCACGATCACATGACATTTCGCGCAAAAGAGGTAATTGAGGAAAGCGATACCATAGTCGGATATGACACGTATGTGACTTTGGTTGAGGACCTCATCAAGGGAAAAGACGTCTACAGATACGCAATGACCCAAGAGGTAGAGCGCGCCAAACAATGCATAGATTTGGCGCAGGAGGGAAAGATAGTCTCACTAGTATCAAGCGGAGATCCCGGAATCTACGGCATGGCAGGGCTGATTTACGAGACATTAGCAGAGGCAGGATGGGATCCGAAAACAGGGTTACAGGTGGAAATCATTCCAGGTGTGTCCGCTCTCAACTCGTGTGCATCTCTTGTCGGCTCTCCACTCATGACAGATTTTGCAGTTGTATCAATGAGCGATCTCTTGGTTCCATGGGAGATAATAACAAAAAGAGTAGAAGCTGCAGCGCAAGGCGACTATGTAATTGTAATATACAATCCATCAAGCAAAAAAAGAATTCACCAACTGCAAGACACACGAAAGCTCCTGCTGAAATATCGCAAACCAGACACTCCGGTTGCAATAATAAAAGGAGCATTCCGTGAATCCCAGACAATAGTCATGACAAACCTTGAAAACATGGAAGAGCATGCAGACAAGCTTGGCATGATCAGTACTGTGATAATTGGCAACTCGTCAACCTACAACTTCAAGAATTTGATGATTAATCCCCGTGGCTACACATCAAAATACAATCTACAAAGCTAA